The Etheostoma spectabile isolate EspeVRDwgs_2016 chromosome 24, UIUC_Espe_1.0, whole genome shotgun sequence genome contains a region encoding:
- the appa gene encoding LOW QUALITY PROTEIN: amyloid beta (A4) precursor protein a (The sequence of the model RefSeq protein was modified relative to this genomic sequence to represent the inferred CDS: inserted 4 bases in 3 codons), giving the protein MGDRVAFLLLAVAASALAAEVPTDVSMGLLAEPQVAMFCGKLNMHINVQSGKWEPDPSGTKSCIGTKEGILQYCQEVYPELQITNVVEANQPVVIQNWCKKGRKQCRSHMHIVVPYRCLVGEFVSDALLVPDKCKFLHQERMDQCESHLHWHTVAKESCGDRTMNLHDYGMLLPCGIDRFRGVEFVCCPTEAERDADSAEQDADDSDVWWGGAETDYSDNSMVREPEPAEQQEETRPSVVEEXEEEEEEEEEVAEGNDEEXEEEEEDVLNNDQDGDGEQDEEXVEEDEEEEEGDDVIVDTLDDNDDADEPTTNIAMTTTTTTTTESVEEVVRDVCWANAETGPCRAMLPRWYFDHQEGRCAQFIYGGCGGNRNNFDSEEYCLSVCSSVIPTATPSSPDAVDHYLETPADENEHAHFQKAKESLEAKHRERMSQVMREWEEAEREAKNLPRADKKAVIQRFQEKVEALEQEAASERQQLVETHMARVEALLNDRRRLALESYLTALQQDPPRPRHVFSLLKKYVRAEQKDRQHTLKHFEHVRMVDPKKAAQIRPQVLTHLRVIEERMNQSLGLLYKVPGVADDIQDQVELLQREQAEMAQQLANLQTDVRVSYGNDALMPDQELGDGQTDLLPQEDTLGLGGIGFIHPESFNQPNTENHVEPVDSRPNLDRSIPTRPVTGMKMEAIPELRMETEERQSTEYEVHHQKLVFFAEDVGSNKGAIIGLMVGGVVIATVIVITLVMLRKKQYTSIHHGVIEVDAAVTPEERHLSKMQQNGYENPTYKFFEQMQN; this is encoded by the exons gtgtaccCAGAGCTCCAGATTACCAATGTGGTGGAGGCCAACCAGCCAGTCGTCATCCAGAACTGGTGCAAGAAGGGACGCAAGCAGTGTCGCAGTCACATGCACATTGTGGTGCCCTACCGCTGCCTGG TGGGAGAGTTTGTGAGCGACGCACTGCTTGTTCCTGATAAGTGCAAGTTCCTGCACCAGGAGCGTATGGACCAGTGTGAGAGCCACCTGCACTGGCACACTGTAGCCAAGgag TCCTGTGGAGACCGCACCATGAATCTCCACGATTACGGTATGCTGTTGCCGTGCGGCATCGACCGTTTCCGAGGAGTGGAGTTTGTGTGCTGTCCCACGGAGGCAGAGCGTGACGCCGACAGCGCCGAGCAGGACGCTGATGATTCCGATGTCTGGTGGGGTGGAGCGGAGACGGATTACTCTGACAACAG TATGGTGCGGGAGCCAGAGCCAGCGGAGCAGCAAGAGGAAACGAGGCCATCTGTGGtcgagg gagaggaggaggaagaagaggaggaggaggtagcTGAGGGAAATGacgagga ggaggaggaggaagaggacgtGCTGAACAACGACCAGGATGGTGACGGAGAGCAGGACGAAG GTgtggaggaagatgaggaagaagaagagggagacGACGTCATAGTTGACACCCTCGACGACAACGATGATGCCGACGAGCCCACCACCAACATTGCCATGACGACCACAACCACTACCACCACCGAGTCTGTGGAAGAGGTTGTCAGAG ATGTGTGCTGGGCCAATGCAGAGACTGGTCCATGCCGGGCTATGCTGCCCCGCTGGTACTTTGACCACCAAGAGGGCCGCTGTGCTCAGTTTATCTACGGCGGCTGCGGAGGCAACAGGAATAACTTTGACTCAGAGGAgtactgcctgtctgtctgcagcagTGTCA TACCCACAGCCACGCCAAGCTCCCCTGACGCTGTGGACCACTACCTGGAGACGCCTGCTGATGAAAACGAACACGCCCACTTCCAGAAAGCTAAAGAGAGCCTGGAGGCTAAGCATCGCGAGAGGATGTCCCAG GTGATGAGAGAATGGGAGGAGGCTGAGAGGGAAGCTAAGAATCTTCCACGTGCTGACAAGAAGGCCGTCATCCAG CGTTTCCAGGAGAAGGTGGAGGCACTGGAGCAGGAGGCAGCCAGTGAACGGCAGCAGCTGGTGGAGACCCACATGGCTCGGGTGGAGGCTCTGCTTAATGATCGCCGCCGCCTGGCTCTGGAGAGCTACCTGACGGCGCTGCAGCAGGACCCACCCAGG CCTCGCCACGTCTTCAGCCTGTTGAAGAAGTATGTGCGTGCCGAGCAGAAGGACAGGCAGCACACCCTCAAACACTTTGAACACGTCCGCATGGTGGATCCCAAGAAGGCTGCGCAGATCAGGCCTCAG GTGCTGACCCACCTGCGTGTCATTGAGGAGCGTATGAACCAGTCTCTGGGACTTCTCTACAAGGTGCCGGGTGTGGCCGACGACATCCAGGACCAAGTTG AGCTTCTGCAGAGGGAGCAGGCGGAGATGGCCCAGCAGCTGGCCAACCTGCAGACGGATGTGAGGGTGAGCTACGGCAACGACGCCCTGATGCCCGACCAGGAGCTGGGAGACGGCCAGACCGACCTGTTGCCCCAGGAGGACACGCTGGGCCTGGGGGGAATCGGCTTCATCCACCCTGAGAGCTTCAACCAGCCCAACACTGAGAACCATG tTGAGCCAGTGGACTCCCGCCCCAATCTTGATAGAAGCATTCCCACACGGCCAG TGACTGGAATGAAGATGGAAGCTATTCCTGAGCTGCGGATGGAGACGGAGGAAAGACAGAGCACTGAATACGAAGTTCACCACCAGAAACTG GTCTTCTTCGCAGAGGATGTGGGCTCCAACAAGGGCGCCATCATCGGCCTGATGGTTGGAGGTGTCGTCATAGCAACCGTGATCGTCATCACCTTGGTGATGCTGAGGAAGAAGCAGTACACCTCCATCCACCACGGAGTCATCGAG GTGGACGCTGCTGTCACCCCCGAGGAGCGCCACCTGTCTAAGATGCAGCAGAACGGTTACGAGAACCCAACCTACAAGTTCTTTGAGCAGATGCAGAACTGA